The Clostridium aceticum genomic interval GGTATAGGATTAAAGTATAGCAGTTTGCCGAAATATTGTACAGATTACCGAAGTAGTATCATGACATAATAGAAACTCGTCTATAATAAGAGATATCTATAATATAAGGATTACTTTAAAATAACAAATTTAGTAGTGCAAAATATAAGGAGTGGCTTAAAATGGAGGAAAAACTTTTATTAAAGTTAAAAGAAGTAGAGAGAAAGGTTGAGGATAGACTTAACATGAATAAGAAAGAAAAGAAAACCTCCATTAAGGAGGAGTGGGTTAAGGAAGACTTTCATAGTAAAAAGAATCGAGTAGCAAATGTAATATTACCCGATATAGAAGGATAAGTTGAAAAATCTTAGGCGGGGGGGTAGTTAGATGATATTAACAAAAGAAATGATTGAGGACAATGAAAAAATATTCTTTGAATTACAAAACAAAGAAACTAGAAACATGTTATCTTTCCTAAACATGATGGAAGAATTTGTGATTATTATAGACCCTGATAATCAAGAAATTGTTTTTGCAAATGACTATGCAAAAAATGAAATACTTTTTTTAGAAACTTATCCTTGCTGGGAGGCACTAGGCTATGACAGGCCTTGTTGTAAAAACAATACCTGTCTAAGTGAAAAAACTTTTGAGATTAAAAAAAGTGATGGGACATGGAAACAGCATAGAGTTACAAAAATTATTCTCTCTAATAAAGTACTTTTAATGGAGTCTATTATAGATATAACGGAAAAAAAAGTGAAAGAGAAGAAAAAAAAACTAAAATATAATCTCTTATCTATGGTATCTCATGAACTAAGAACGCTGCTAAATATTATCTTATCTACATTACAGCTGCTAGAGGGTTATGATGAGAATTGGAAAAATTCTTCAAACTATAAACATACACAGAGGATAAAAAAAGCAACAGGACAGATTAACAAGCTGTTAAGAGACATACTTCTGGTTGAAAAAGTGGAAGCTGATAGAGTAAGATTCAATCCAAAATCTATTGATGTTATCAAACTCACAAAAGCTATTTTAGAGCCGATTCGAGAAAGTATATCTCTATTTTCCAATATTATTTTCATTACTGAAAAAGAAACTTTTGTTACGAATGTGGATGAATTTCTTCTTAGCACTATTTTGACAAATCTTTTAACTAATGCAGTGAAATATTCTAAAGCGAATAAAGATATCATTGTAAAAATTGAATTTGAAGAAGAAAATGTGCTTTTTAAAATTATAGATCAAGGTATAGGTATACCAAAAGCAGAACAAAAAAATCTTTTTCAGAGTTTTTACCGTGCTTCTAATGTTGGAGATATTTCAGGCACAGGATTAGGTCTAACGATTGTGCAGGACTTTGTAGATATTCATCAGGGAAGTATTAGTTTTAAAAGTGAGGTGGATAAAGGTACCACCTTTATCGTGAAAATTCCTATTATAAGATAAAAAAAGTTAACTTTGTTGAAGTTAACTTTTTTTTATCCTTTGCATAATAGGCAGCTGTAATAAAGCTATAACGATGATGCTTAAAATACCATAAGTAACCCAAGGAATAGGGGATTCTACAATACCATAAATATCTACCAACCTTCCACTGGCAAAGCTGCCTAAAGCCCCCCCAATGCCTGATGCAAAATTCGCCACAGCAAAGTAGGCTCCTAGTAGACTTGGATCTGCAATTAGTTTTGTTACATTGTCAAAGGTAGGCATCATAAACATTTGTCCAAAAATGAAGATGGTAGAAGAAATCATCAAAAAAGTAAAAGTAGTAGACCATCCAATCAGAGTGATTGCAATTCCTAAGAAAATTGTACCGATACTTAAAGAGAAGGTAGGAGAATACTTTTCTAAGAAATTCCTAGAAACAAGGGGTTGTAGAATAATAACAATGATGCTGGTGACAGTCCATATTATCCCTATTCTGCTAACGTGATCTAAGACTGCTTCTCCCCTCAGCGGAAGAAGTAGTCCCATCTGAGTATAAACTGCCCACATCAAAGTGGAGATAAAGCTAAAAACGACAAAGGTTCTGTCTTTAAAAATATTTATATAATCTTTTAGAGGGATAGCAGGGCAAGGTTGATTACCACAACCTGCAGGTAAAAAGATCCAAGAGATAATAATCAAAACACCATAGACACTTCCTGCCACATAAAAGTTTAAGTTGGTAGCAAAAAATACTACAAAAAGCCCTGCTATACTGGTACCCATATTGGCAGCCACTGCTCTTAAAGAAAAGGCGGTGGTTGCTTCTTCTTGAGAGGCTAGGTAGGAGATAGCTGCCTTGGTTGTAGGAATATAAATACCTGTCCCCATACCATTTAATCCAGAAAAAAGTGTTAGGGGAATTACAGAGGTGGATAATCCTAAACCAAAAAGAGCAATAAATTGAAGAGCATTTCCTATAACAACGGTGAGTTTGTTGCCTATTCGATCAGCTAAAATGCCAGCAATGATACTACCTAATTGAATAAACAAAGAACCAGCTCCAATGACTAAACCTACTTCAGAAGGGTTTAGTCTTTTTTCAGTTTTTAAAAGAATAGGAAAAATAGGGACAATTAAATAGGCAGCGATATGAATAATCAATATAGAAGATAGCAAGATCCAAATTTCTTTTTTAAATTTTGCATGAAGAGGGATACCAAACATAATGACAACTCCTAAATTTTATAGTCTATGGTAAATAGCATAAGTCTAGTATGAGCAAAAAACCCCTTTTTTAAAAGCATATTAAAGGCTCTTTTAGGAGATGATGATATTATCAGAAAGGAAGAGAAAAGGATGTGATAAAATGAAGGAGTTTTTGGTTCTTATTACTTGGCTGCTGTTTTTGGCAGTAATTTATTATAATCTTTTCGTGATTATACCTGAAGCAATTATTCTTGGTGTGTATCCCTATGTTTTAGGTATTACCTTAATTCTAGGAATAGGCGTACTAGTATTAAAATTTGTAGAAAATCCTTCCTTTGAAAAAGTGATTTATATAGTATTAGGGATCAGTTGCCTATTTGTTGGATTTAGTTTTATACAAGTTTGGAGAAATGCAAAGTTATTGAACCACTACCAAGAAAATAGAAGTTACTATATGGATGATCTTATGAAAATTACGAGAGAAAGAAAATACGAGGGAATACACTTGACGCCAGAGCAAGAGGGGATAGCTACTTTGATTGAGGCAAACACGGGTATTCCTTTAACTAACTACAATCGTGCTACTATAATTAACGAGAGTAAGAAGATCTTTGACGAAATGATTGAAGCTATGGATCAAGCAAAAGAAAGTATACATATAGGTTTTTTTATTGTTAGAGATGATCATATTGGAGAAAAATTTAAAGAAATATTAAAGAAAAAAGTAAAAGAAGGTGTAGAAGTACGGTTAATTTATGATGGTAAAGGGAGTCATCGGTTAGGTAAAAGCTTCATCAAGGGACTGAGGGAAGCTGGTGTAGAAATTTTTGCATACGATGCTATTGCTACTTCGATTTTGAAAGGAAAGTTGAACCATAGCAACCATAGAAAGATGGTAATTATCGATGGTAAGGTAGCTTTTACTGGGGGAATCAATCTAGGGGATGAATATTTAGGCAGAGATGAGGCCATCGGTAATTGGGAGGATCTTTGCATCAGGGTTGAAGGGGAAGGGGCCCATTGGATTCAAAAAGTATTTTTAGCAGATTGGTACTACGTGACTGAAGAGAAGTTGTTGGATGAAGCATACTTTCAGGCAATACAAGTAGAGGAAGTTTTACCAATGCAGGTGGTCACCAGCGGATACGATACCCACTGGAATGAAATTAGTCAGGTGTACTTTTCTATGATTACTGCTGCGAAAGAAAGCGTCTATATTGCTACACCTTATCTTATTCTTAGTGACAGTATGTTGAAGGCTCTTGAAACTGCTGCATTGAGAGGAGTAGACGTAAATATTATTTTGCCTAAAAAACCAGATTTGTTTATCGTAGGCTGGGCAAATGCTTCTTTTTTTGAAAAACTGCTAAAGAGAAAGGTAAAAGTCTACCAATATAAGGATGGTTTTTTGCATGCGAAAGCAGTTTTAGTAGATGGAGAGACTTTATCTCTAGGGTCTGCCAACCTCAATACAAGAAGTCTACACCTGGACTACGAGTTAAATCTAATGATTTATGATGAAACCTTGGGCAGAGAAATGAAAGAAGAGTTTAAGAGATATATAGAAAATAGTGTACAGGTT includes:
- the cls gene encoding cardiolipin synthase, which codes for MKEFLVLITWLLFLAVIYYNLFVIIPEAIILGVYPYVLGITLILGIGVLVLKFVENPSFEKVIYIVLGISCLFVGFSFIQVWRNAKLLNHYQENRSYYMDDLMKITRERKYEGIHLTPEQEGIATLIEANTGIPLTNYNRATIINESKKIFDEMIEAMDQAKESIHIGFFIVRDDHIGEKFKEILKKKVKEGVEVRLIYDGKGSHRLGKSFIKGLREAGVEIFAYDAIATSILKGKLNHSNHRKMVIIDGKVAFTGGINLGDEYLGRDEAIGNWEDLCIRVEGEGAHWIQKVFLADWYYVTEEKLLDEAYFQAIQVEEVLPMQVVTSGYDTHWNEISQVYFSMITAAKESVYIATPYLILSDSMLKALETAALRGVDVNIILPKKPDLFIVGWANASFFEKLLKRKVKVYQYKDGFLHAKAVLVDGETLSLGSANLNTRSLHLDYELNLMIYDETLGREMKEEFKRYIENSVQVTLEDYKSPPISQRLKELIGRFIIPLT
- a CDS encoding MFS transporter; the encoded protein is MFGIPLHAKFKKEIWILLSSILIIHIAAYLIVPIFPILLKTEKRLNPSEVGLVIGAGSLFIQLGSIIAGILADRIGNKLTVVIGNALQFIALFGLGLSTSVIPLTLFSGLNGMGTGIYIPTTKAAISYLASQEEATTAFSLRAVAANMGTSIAGLFVVFFATNLNFYVAGSVYGVLIIISWIFLPAGCGNQPCPAIPLKDYINIFKDRTFVVFSFISTLMWAVYTQMGLLLPLRGEAVLDHVSRIGIIWTVTSIIVIILQPLVSRNFLEKYSPTFSLSIGTIFLGIAITLIGWSTTFTFLMISSTIFIFGQMFMMPTFDNVTKLIADPSLLGAYFAVANFASGIGGALGSFASGRLVDIYGIVESPIPWVTYGILSIIVIALLQLPIMQRIKKS
- a CDS encoding sensor histidine kinase, with amino-acid sequence MILTKEMIEDNEKIFFELQNKETRNMLSFLNMMEEFVIIIDPDNQEIVFANDYAKNEILFLETYPCWEALGYDRPCCKNNTCLSEKTFEIKKSDGTWKQHRVTKIILSNKVLLMESIIDITEKKVKEKKKKLKYNLLSMVSHELRTLLNIILSTLQLLEGYDENWKNSSNYKHTQRIKKATGQINKLLRDILLVEKVEADRVRFNPKSIDVIKLTKAILEPIRESISLFSNIIFITEKETFVTNVDEFLLSTILTNLLTNAVKYSKANKDIIVKIEFEEENVLFKIIDQGIGIPKAEQKNLFQSFYRASNVGDISGTGLGLTIVQDFVDIHQGSISFKSEVDKGTTFIVKIPIIR